One genomic region from Rosa rugosa chromosome 1, drRosRugo1.1, whole genome shotgun sequence encodes:
- the LOC133724472 gene encoding uncharacterized protein LOC133724472 isoform X1 yields the protein MAPAKKGKAKAKPAAATESTQSSATNNFPACIRSVPPSSVAITIHAKPGSKLASITDFSDEALGVQIDAPAKDGEANAALLDYISSVLGVKRRQLSIGCGSKSRDKVVIVEEMTLQSVFDILDKASKCSS from the exons ATGGCTCCAGCGAAGAAGGGAAAGGCCAAGGCCAAACCTGCCGCCGCCACCGAGTCGACTCAGTCCTCCGCTACCAACAATTTCCCGGCATGTATTCGCTCCGTACCTCCCTCCTCCGTCGCCATCACCATCCACGCCAAGCCTGGCTCCAAACTCGCCTCCATCactg ATTTCAGTGATGAGGCGTTGGGTGTCCAGATCGACGCCCCTGCAAAGGACGGCGAAGCTAACGCCGCCCTACTCGACTACATTAGTTCG GTTTTAGGTGTAAAAAGAAGGCAGCTTTCTATTGGATGTGGCTCTAAATCAAGAGACAAGGTTGTTATTGTAGAGGAGATGACTCTACAAAGTGTTTTTGACATTCTGGATAAAGCTTCAAAGTGCAGCTCATAG
- the LOC133727360 gene encoding G-type lectin S-receptor-like serine/threonine-protein kinase LECRK3, with protein sequence MAFIVCYLLAFAFFNYAEAQQLQSNISRGSALTPTTNSSWLSRSGMYAFGFYKQGNGFAVGIVVAAVPQKTVVWTADRDGGLVSDNATLFFTSDGIALQSTEGGRSLVVESPMPISSASMLDSGNFVLYNASRAIVWQSFQYPTDTLLPTQPLLAGKELLSAKSETNHSSGIFRLAMQGDGNLVQYPVDTGPDGGVQYAYYTSNTDRAGTNVSLNLGVDGRLYLLNDTGGNLLNLADGGLPTRGKSYLMRIDADGIFRLYSYDLKQKGNWSTEWSSSTDRCNPKGICGINSYCVTMGAAIECRCLPGFEYVNPGDQASGCERNSSVGDVCKSKNWNCNYTMQELDSTAWEDEPYMALSSPGKEDCKQACLEDLNCQAAVFDGSSCRKQRLPLRYGRRADTSNIVLLKKVVMISAAPAPDAVVPKGSRKNGRIAFLIIGVSFTALGSILLVISVIVLWKHNVWAYKRMNELNGDAEWNEDVAPRPYAYEELEKMTNNFHEEVGRGTSGTVYKGVIENSQKLVAVKRLEKVAAEGDKEFQTEMRIIGRTHHRNLVRLLGYCLDGPKRLLVYEYMSNGSLADILFTPERRPYWEERMGIARNIARGFLYLHEECDTQIIHCDIKPQNILMDEYMCPKISDFGLAKSLQPEQTRTTTGIRGTKGYVAPEWHRKMPVTVKADVYSFGIVLLEILCCRRNVDWSLPHDEAILDELVYHYFESGELTKLVGDENIDRRQLERVVKVGLWCIQDEPSLRPSMKKVLLMLEGTVEIPVPPGPNSFLSTI encoded by the coding sequence ATGGCTTTTATAGTTTGTTATCTTCTTGCCTTTGCATTCTTCAATTATGCTGAAGCACAACAACTGCAGTCTAATATAAGCAGGGGATCTGCTTTAACACCCACTACCAACTCCTCATGGTTGTCTCGTTCCGGTATGTATGCCTTTGGCTTTTACAAGCAAGGCAATGGCTTTGCTGTGGGGATAGTTGTTGCTGCAGTCCCCCAAAAGACTGTGGTGTGGACTGCAGATCGAGATGGTGGACTAGTCTCAGACAATGCCACCTTGTTCTTCACAAGTGATGGGATTGCCTTGCAGTCGACAGAAGGCGGGCGAAGTTTGGTGGTTGAGTCTCCAATGCCTATTTCTTCTGCTTCGATGCTTGATTCGGGTAATTTTGTGCTGTACAATGCGAGTCGGGCAATAGTATGGCAAAGCTTCCAGTACCCAACTGATACCTTGTTGCCCACTCAACCACTGCTAGCAGGGAAGGAACTTCTGTCTGCTAAATCAGAAACTAATCACTCATCAGGCATTTTCCGTCTCGCTATGCAAGGTGATGGAAACCTTGTCCAGTACCCTGTTGACACTGGACCAGATGGTGGTGTTCAATATGCGTACTATACATCTAACACAGATAGAGCAGGAACAAATGTGTCCCTTAATTTAGGTGTTGATGGTCGTCTCTACTTGCTCAATGATACTGGTGGAAATTTATTGAATCTCGCCGATGGAGGTCTTCCCACTCGAGGAAAATCTTATCTTATGAGAATTGATGCAGATGGGATTTTTCGTCTGTATTCATATGATCTGAAACAGAAAGGAAATTGGTCCACTGAATGGTCATCTTCAACGGATAGATGTAACCCTAAAGGTATATGCGGAATTAATAGCTATTGTGTCACAATGGGGGCAGCAATTGAGTGTAGATGTCTTCCTGGATTCGAATATGTCAACCCGGGAGATCAGGCTTCAGGTTGTGAGAGAAATTCTTCTGTTGGAGATGTTTGCAAATCAAAGAACTGGAATTGCAACTACACCATGCAAGAACTGGACAGCACCGCATGGGAGGATGAGCCATATATGGCTCTGTCATCTCCAGGTAAAGAAGATTGCAAACAGGCCTGTCTGGAGGATTTGAACTGTCAGGCTGCAGTTTTTGACGGTTCAAGCTGCAGAAAGCAGAGGCTTCCTTTGAGATATGGAAGAAGAGCAGATACTTCGAACATAGTTCTCCTGAAGAAGGTTGTCATGATTTCTGCAGCTCCAGCTCCGGATGCAGTTGTTCCAAAAGGAAGCAGGAAAAATGGTAGAATTGCATTCTTGATTATTGGCGTGTCGTTTACTGCTCTGGGGTCCATTCTGTTGGTGATTTCTGTAATTGTATTATGGAAACACAATGTCTGGGCATATAAAAGAATGAATGAGCTCAATGGTGATGCTGAGTGGAATGAGGATGTAGCTCCGCGACCATATGCTTACGAAGAGCTAGAAAAGATGACTAATAATTTCCATGAAGAGGTTGGTAGAGGAACCTCAGGAACAGTTTACAAAGGGGTGATTGAAAATAGCCAAAAGCTAGTTGCTGTCAAGAGACTTGAGAAAGTTGCAGCTGAAGGCGACAAAGAATTTCAGACTGAAATGAGAATTATTGGCAGAACCCATCACCGGAATTTAGTCCGTTTACTTGGGTACTGTCTTGATGGACCAAAGAGGCTTTTGGTGTATGAGTACATGAGCAATGGTTCACTTGCGGATATACTCTTCACACCTGAGAGGAGACCTTATTGGGAAGAAAGAATGGGAATTGCACGCAACATAGCACGAGGGTTTCTTTATCTCCATGAAGAGTGTGATACACAGATCATTCACTGCGACATAAAACCTCAAAACATACTGATGGATGAGTACATGTGCCCAAAAATCTCTGACTTCGGATTGGCCAAGTCGCTTCAGCCAGAGCAGACTAGAACCACTACCGGCATTAGGGGGACTAAAGGGTATGTTGCGCCTGAGTGGCATAGGAAAATGCCTGTAACAGTTAAAGCAGATGTTTACAGCTTTGGAATTGTGCTGTTGGAGATTTTATGCTGTCGAAGGAATGTGGACTGGAGTCTTCCTCATGATGAAGCTATCTTGGATGAATTAGTCTACCATTATTTTGAGAGTGGTGAGCTCACGAAATTGGTTGGGGATGAAAACATAGACAGAAGGCAATTGGAAAGGGTGGTTAAAGTGGGACTTTGGTGCATCCAGGATGAGCCGTCGCTCCGTCCTTCTATGAAGAAGGTTCTGCTTATGTTGGAAGGGACTGTAGAAATCCCAGTTCCTCCTGGTCCAAATTCATTTCTCAGTACCATCTAG